A region from the Candidatus Goldiibacteriota bacterium HGW-Goldbacteria-1 genome encodes:
- the aroA gene encoding 3-phosphoshikimate 1-carboxyvinyltransferase: MKKIQIVPVSGVKKKLSVQGDKSISHRAVIIGALAEGLTTVTSFLEAEDTINTVRIFKKLGVQIKKENGTVYIHGRGLASLRQTSDVLYVGNSGTGMRLILGVLAAQPFVSRITGDAQIVKRPMKRVIEPLQLMGASLSSNHGFAPVTVQGGALRAIKYKMPMASAQVKSSVLLAGLYASGDTVITEPERSRDHTERMLKYFGADISVKGNTVVLKSGARLKGKKVVVPADISSAAYFMAAGALMKKSSITIVNVGLNKSRTGIIDIMKKMGAKIKLTNLKNQNGEETGDITVSTSALKGTVIKGAIIPRLIDEIPVIAVLAAAAKGKTIIRGAKELRVKETDRIKTVLTNLDRLGIKTEEYEDGFAVYGNEGKPFTYASIDSYGDHRIAMAFTVAALVSENGLLIKDIDCINTSFPEFFTLIKSLKGKKK, from the coding sequence ATGAAAAAAATACAGATTGTGCCGGTATCCGGCGTAAAGAAAAAACTTTCAGTGCAGGGTGATAAATCAATTTCACACAGGGCTGTAATAATAGGCGCTCTTGCTGAAGGCCTTACAACGGTGACAAGTTTTCTTGAAGCTGAAGACACAATAAACACTGTCAGAATTTTTAAGAAATTAGGTGTGCAGATAAAAAAAGAAAACGGCACTGTCTATATTCACGGCAGGGGGCTTGCTTCCCTGCGTCAGACTTCTGACGTGCTTTATGTGGGAAATTCCGGAACGGGAATGAGGCTTATACTTGGCGTTTTAGCGGCACAGCCCTTTGTAAGCAGAATAACGGGCGACGCGCAGATAGTAAAAAGGCCCATGAAACGTGTAATTGAACCGCTTCAGCTTATGGGTGCTTCGCTTTCAAGCAATCATGGTTTTGCGCCGGTTACGGTTCAGGGCGGCGCTTTAAGGGCGATAAAATATAAAATGCCCATGGCAAGCGCGCAGGTAAAATCATCGGTTTTACTGGCCGGCCTTTACGCGTCGGGCGATACGGTAATAACAGAACCGGAACGTTCGCGTGACCATACGGAACGCATGCTTAAGTATTTTGGCGCGGACATATCGGTTAAAGGAAATACAGTTGTATTAAAATCCGGGGCAAGGCTTAAAGGAAAAAAAGTTGTTGTTCCGGCAGACATAAGTTCGGCCGCGTATTTTATGGCGGCGGGCGCCCTTATGAAAAAAAGTTCAATTACAATTGTCAATGTCGGTCTTAATAAATCAAGGACCGGCATTATTGATATTATGAAAAAAATGGGCGCGAAAATAAAACTTACCAATTTAAAAAATCAGAACGGCGAAGAAACCGGGGATATAACCGTTTCCACGTCGGCTTTAAAAGGTACTGTTATAAAAGGCGCAATTATTCCGCGCCTTATCGATGAAATTCCCGTAATTGCGGTCCTTGCGGCGGCAGCCAAAGGAAAGACAATAATCCGCGGGGCAAAGGAACTTAGGGTTAAAGAAACAGACAGGATAAAAACTGTCCTTACCAACCTGGACAGGCTTGGCATAAAAACAGAAGAATACGAAGACGGCTTTGCGGTTTACGGAAACGAAGGCAAACCTTTTACTTACGCTTCAATTGATTCATACGGAGACCACAGGATAGCCATGGCGTTTACAGTGGCAGCCCTTGTAAGCGAAAACGGGCTGCTTATAAAAGACATTGACTGCATCAATACTTCTTTTCCGGAATTCTTTACGCTGATAAAAAGCCTTAAGGGGAAAAAGAAATGA